The DNA segment ATAAGAGTAAGCCTACTTTAAATAATAATGCTCCCACCATTGAATTCGTATTTCCCAATGGCACCAAGATGCTATTAAGGGATAATATAAACACGCAAGTATTAAAAACAATTGTTCTAAAATCTGATTATATTCAGGTTGACGAAAGTACCATTCCTGTTATTAGCAACGAAAAGCACAAAGCACAAAAGGCTTATCTGTGGATGGTTCGATCAGTAATGAATAACTTGGTTTTCTTTCACTACGACAAAGGCTCCCGAGCACAAAAAGTGATACTTCCTTTATTAAAGGATTTTCAGGGAGCTATTCAAACCGATGGATATCAGGCATATTCAATCTATGAGCAAAAGAAAGGTGTTTTGCTTCTGGGTTGTTGGGCTCATGCGCGCAGGAAATTCTCCGAAAGTCTAAAAGAAGACAAAACGGGGGCTGAATACGCATTGTTTTGTGGCAACCATGATGCCGCAGAAAATGCAGCAATTATGTACTCACTACTGGGATGCTGCAAAGCCAGTGATGTAAATCCTCGCGAATGGCTTACGGATGTATTTTCTAAGATTGCGTTATACAACAGCAATTATGATTTAGACTTGGCTGATCTTTTGCCGCACAATTGGAAAAAGTCTAATAGTTGTCAGAATATTCCAAAAAACACCCACTAATTTCGATTAATTCCAAAAGATTCCAGTAAAACTTAGAGAATTCCAAGGCTCCAATCGACATCCCGATTGGAGCATTTTTTTACTTTGCAATATGTAGCAGACCGCATATTTACACTCTAGCTGCCGAATTCTTTATTTTTTTCTCTCCCAATTGAATTATTTTTGTCGTATTTTTCTTTTCTGAAACTTTTGAAATAGGCTCAAAGCTAATTTGAGGAACCTTACCGATAGCCAAAGAAAGTTCTACTAATTTTGAAAGTTTATAATCGAAATCTCCATTTAATATTTGTGACACATAGCCTTTTGATACTCCTAATTGTTTGGCAAAAGCACTCTGGGTCATATTGTTTTCTTCGAGATATGATGTTAATTGTCTGAATAATTCATTTTGAATTTTAGTAACATTATATCCTTTGCTTCTGATTAGTTTTTCCCGTTTCATTTCTCCAAAGTTTTTACGTATTCACTTTTGATACTGCGGAATTTTTTAATATCCTTTTTTTGATTGTTCTTGTAACCACCCATTATGATTATTTTGCCATTGGAAGCTTTAATGGGGTACACCCTTAGGTGTTTTGATTTAAATTCATATTCTTTGACCGTATCCTTTTTGCTAATGCTTATGTCTCTGAATTTTGTTTTGGGTAGTAATTTATTGTTTGCTACATCTTCAATTAAGCTATATATTGAATTGAGTTCTTCTTCGTATTGACCCCGTTTTTCAATTTCATCTTCAAAATTATCAAACAAACACTCATCATCTATTTGTATCTTATAGATATCTTGTTTTCCATCTATTTCTTCTATAGGGTTTAACGTAAATTTAGTCATAATGTTTAGTTAGAGCTAAACTTTTTTGTAAAAAAAGGGATTATTTATATAACTGCCAAATATATTTCATGTAGATTAAGCATTATTACACCTACTATACTATATCGCTTACATTAACCTCTGTTTTCAAGATTGTACGATTCAACCATTTTTCTATCTCACTATAGTATTTCTAGATCTTCTGTGTTTAAAAAGGGGACATCGGTATCTACATATAAATATGATTGTGGAGCACTAAAGTTTTTAATGAATTTATATGGATCAACAAGGGTTTGTACTTATTTGTGTGTATTTGGGGTTTGGCGATTCCATGGGTGCGGATAAGCTATAGACCCACGTCCTTTTATACACAAACCAAAAATTAGCTTTCCCACTTTTATGCATCAAAATAAAAAAAGCAGTTACAAATTAATGTAACTGCTTTTTTTTCGGTGGGCCCACCTGGGCTCGAACCAGGGACCACCTGATTATGAGTCAGGTGCTCTAACCAACTGAGCTATAGGCCCGGCATTGTTATACGAAAAGCATTTCGTATATTGCGGATGCAAAAATAGTAAGTTATATCAATTTATCAAATACATTTTTAATATTTTATGACAAATTTAAAAAATAAAAAAAATATCATCTTCGATTTAGGCAATGTAGTAGTCGATATCCACCTGAATACCACCATAGAACGATTTAAAGAACTCGGTTTTAAGCAGCATGGAAATTTTTTAGGCAAATACAAACAAGACGGTATTTTTCACGATTACGAAGTAGGAAAGATCACAACAATGGACTTTGTGAAAGGAATCAAAGAACAGATGAATGCAAGTGTAAGTGATAATGATGTGATAGAGGCATGGAATGCCATTATCGGAGATTACAAAGAGGAACGCATCAACACCATCTTAAAGCTAAGAGAAACACACCATGTTTACCTACTAAGTAATACCAACGAATTTCATATCAAAGCATGTGCCGATCGGGTACCTATCGTAGGTTCCCTAGATAAGCTTTTTGACAAGCTATACTACAGTTATGAGATGAACATGAGCAAGCCCAATCGGGATATTTTTGAGGCGGTACTGAGTGGTGCTAATATAAAAGCAGAAGAGACTCTTTTTCTAGATGATGGCCCCGCCAACGTTGAGATGGCAAGAAGCCTAGGTATTGAATCTTGGTTGGTAGAATATCCCAATCAATGGGTATCACGCATGGACAAGCTAATTCTTGAACAATTATCAGTAAGTCAGTAAGCACTGACTACTGATAACATAACCACAAATATTTACTTCTTTATAAGTAGCCAAACATCTTCGTGATCTGGCTGCTTTTTCTCATTTCTCAATTCACGGTAAGCCAACTCCCTATCGGAAAACCCCTTATAAGAGACCTTGTAGAAATCTTTATTTAAACCTCTGTCTCTAACAATTACCTCAGAATCAAATCCCTCTTCTACCAGTTTATCTTTAAAGGAAATAGCATTGGCTTCCTTCACAAAGCTGGCTGCTATTAAAAAATATTTATTTGCTGGTTTTTCCACCACAATCGGCTCTGGTTCCGGCACCGGTATAATAGTATCTTTCTTTTCCTCCACCGGTTTAATCACTTCGCGTTGCACTACCTTTTTAGGCTCTTCTTTCTTTTTACCGCAGCTAAAAAAAGCAACAGTAAAAATCATCAGTATTAGTGTTAGTTTGTTTGTCATCATGTGTTCATTTAAGACTTCTAAAATAGAAAATAAATTCAGATAAGGCTAATTTACTGCTTTTTTAAAGCAGACACAAGAAAGAAGCCGTCGTAAAAACATTTTTCAGCGTCCACCAACATTACAAACACACATTATTCTCGCTCACGTCATTACTCAACAAACTTATAACCAACACCTTTTATAGTTTTAATATGATTCTGGCCAATTTTTTCCCTCACTTTTCGAATGTGAACATCAATGGTTCTGTCCCCTACGATAATACTATCACCCCAAACAGAGTGATATATCTCATCGCGCGTAAACACCTTATCAGGTTTAGAAGCCAAGAGCATCAATAACTCAAATTCTTTTTTGGGTAATACCAGCTCATCACCTTTATTAATAATGATATATTTCTCACGATCGATCACCAGCTCTCCTATGCGTATCACATCCGACTTCTCTTCCTGAGCCGTCTTCGTTTCCGGATTGTACCTCTTCAGCAGCGCCTTAACCCTGGATATCAACACCTTTGGCTTAATCGGCTTGGAGATATAATCATCAGCCCCGGCATCAAAACCTGCAATTTGAGAATAATCTTCGCCCCTTGCAGTCAAAAATGCCACAATCGTGTTCTTCAATAGAGGTATTCTTTTAATTTCTTCACATGTTTCTATACCATCCATCTCAGGCATCATCACATCGAGAATAATCAGTTGAGGAAGTTCTTTCTTCGCCATCTCTATGGCCTCACTTCCATTTTGAGAAGTAAGAACCTGAAAACCTTCCTTTTTTAAGTTGTAACTGACAAACTCTAAAATATCTGGTTCGTCATCTACTAATAAG comes from the Saccharicrinis fermentans DSM 9555 = JCM 21142 genome and includes:
- a CDS encoding response regulator transcription factor is translated as MIEADNFKILLVDDEPDILEFVSYNLKKEGFQVLTSQNGSEAIEMAKKELPQLIILDVMMPEMDGIETCEEIKRIPLLKNTIVAFLTARGEDYSQIAGFDAGADDYISKPIKPKVLISRVKALLKRYNPETKTAQEEKSDVIRIGELVIDREKYIIINKGDELVLPKKEFELLMLLASKPDKVFTRDEIYHSVWGDSIIVGDRTIDVHIRKVREKIGQNHIKTIKGVGYKFVE
- a CDS encoding SPOR domain-containing protein — its product is MIFTVAFFSCGKKKEEPKKVVQREVIKPVEEKKDTIIPVPEPEPIVVEKPANKYFLIAASFVKEANAISFKDKLVEEGFDSEVIVRDRGLNKDFYKVSYKGFSDRELAYRELRNEKKQPDHEDVWLLIKK
- a CDS encoding HAD family hydrolase — its product is MTNLKNKKNIIFDLGNVVVDIHLNTTIERFKELGFKQHGNFLGKYKQDGIFHDYEVGKITTMDFVKGIKEQMNASVSDNDVIEAWNAIIGDYKEERINTILKLRETHHVYLLSNTNEFHIKACADRVPIVGSLDKLFDKLYYSYEMNMSKPNRDIFEAVLSGANIKAEETLFLDDGPANVEMARSLGIESWLVEYPNQWVSRMDKLILEQLSVSQ
- a CDS encoding helix-turn-helix transcriptional regulator, giving the protein MKREKLIRSKGYNVTKIQNELFRQLTSYLEENNMTQSAFAKQLGVSKGYVSQILNGDFDYKLSKLVELSLAIGKVPQISFEPISKVSEKKNTTKIIQLGEKKIKNSAARV